One Deinococcus grandis DNA window includes the following coding sequences:
- the hslO gene encoding Hsp33 family molecular chaperone HslO gives MTASIPDSFILRGTAAQGTLRLVGMDATRIAEDARVRHGLSKTATAALGRTLTASLLLAVVLGKKSDSRVNLRVEGGGPVGWIVAEGSTDGRVRGYVRHPDADLPIRERDGKLDVSGIVGTDGEIAVTRLLDNGEPYTGSATLVSGEIAEDVSTYLGVSEQIPNAVLLGVYEEGGRVAHAGGLLIQAMPGVTDETLGKLEANIRAMGQITDNLRRGGLLEAISRATEGLDLHLAPDAQSARFECRCSRERAADSLKFFDPQERQEMIESGGQEIVCHWCGERYQLTPDEIAALDDQGRHAQA, from the coding sequence ATGACTGCCTCGATCCCCGATTCCTTCATCCTGCGCGGCACCGCGGCGCAGGGCACCCTGCGGCTGGTCGGCATGGACGCCACCCGCATCGCCGAGGACGCCCGCGTGCGCCACGGCCTGTCCAAGACCGCCACCGCCGCGCTGGGCCGCACCCTGACCGCCAGCCTGCTGCTGGCCGTCGTGCTGGGCAAGAAGAGCGACAGCCGCGTGAACCTGCGCGTCGAGGGCGGCGGCCCGGTCGGCTGGATCGTCGCCGAGGGCAGCACCGACGGGCGCGTGCGCGGCTACGTCCGCCACCCGGACGCGGACCTGCCCATCCGCGAACGGGACGGCAAGCTGGACGTGAGCGGCATCGTCGGCACCGACGGCGAGATCGCCGTGACCCGCCTGCTCGACAACGGCGAGCCTTACACCGGTAGCGCCACGCTGGTCAGCGGTGAGATCGCCGAGGACGTCAGCACCTACCTGGGCGTCTCCGAGCAGATCCCGAACGCCGTGCTGCTGGGCGTGTACGAGGAAGGCGGCCGCGTGGCGCACGCCGGCGGGCTGCTGATCCAGGCGATGCCCGGCGTGACCGACGAGACCCTCGGGAAGCTGGAGGCGAACATCCGCGCCATGGGGCAGATCACCGACAACCTGCGCCGCGGCGGCCTGCTCGAAGCCATCAGTCGCGCCACCGAGGGCCTGGACCTGCACCTCGCGCCCGACGCGCAGAGTGCGCGTTTCGAGTGCCGCTGCTCCCGCGAGCGCGCCGCGGACAGCCTGAAGTTCTTCGACCCCCAGGAGCGTCAGGAGATGATCGAATCGGGCGGCCAGGAGATCGTCTGCCACTGGTGCGGCGAACGCTACCAGCTGACCCCCGACGAGATCGCCGCCCTGGACGACCAGGGCCGGCACGCGCAGGCCTGA
- a CDS encoding lasso peptide biosynthesis B2 protein — MTAPARDLQGALTLPPGQLTPEMRRAARQSGLGGALRARLPHGHPWRAELRDDAAHLALRHARTRGPVRELLRAWAAAGIPALMFKGFALSEFEYAPGERFYGDVDVLLPPDPQTVRRAVQVARRLGWRSDRLEDVTRPTEWLHETAHLRAPGDAAQLDVHRWIVPALYLPRARAMTLTTGLWRRARAVDWDGIPVWRPDPRDELLLTLVLNRVWGGDHGGLKPQDYLDSERLARHTTPQALAAHARHLGLTHTWAAFQAVCDPARGRLELNAEVTRPLLLRALHADGGRTRRTGSERLGRAAFLLPAVPAAFGDVLWAAWAVRRGGDPRRHLDRCRPGPGADLTPDVLDRTLTAARLVTHLLHPRQRRAGVCVPRAYASYRALRRLGHPAVFVSGVTRQGGQLLSHAWVEDTHGPLIGYAEPHNRVTFRVTLEHPPRP; from the coding sequence ATGACCGCACCGGCCCGTGACCTGCAGGGCGCCCTGACCCTCCCGCCCGGGCAGCTGACCCCGGAGATGCGGCGCGCCGCCCGGCAGTCCGGACTGGGCGGCGCCCTGCGCGCCCGCCTGCCGCACGGGCACCCCTGGCGCGCCGAGCTGCGTGACGACGCCGCGCACCTCGCGCTGCGGCACGCCCGCACCCGCGGTCCGGTGCGCGAGCTGCTGCGCGCCTGGGCGGCCGCCGGGATTCCCGCGCTGATGTTCAAGGGCTTCGCCCTGAGCGAGTTCGAGTACGCGCCGGGCGAACGCTTCTACGGCGACGTGGACGTCCTGCTGCCGCCGGACCCGCAGACCGTGCGGCGCGCCGTGCAGGTCGCCCGGCGCCTCGGGTGGCGCAGCGACCGGCTGGAGGACGTCACGCGGCCCACCGAGTGGCTGCACGAGACCGCACACCTGCGCGCCCCGGGGGACGCCGCGCAACTCGACGTGCACCGCTGGATCGTCCCGGCGCTGTACCTGCCGCGGGCGCGCGCCATGACGCTCACGACCGGCCTGTGGCGGCGCGCGCGGGCGGTGGACTGGGACGGCATTCCGGTGTGGCGGCCCGATCCGCGTGACGAGCTGCTGCTCACGCTGGTCCTCAACCGCGTGTGGGGCGGGGACCACGGTGGCCTGAAACCCCAGGATTACCTCGACAGCGAGCGGCTGGCGCGGCACACCACCCCGCAGGCCCTCGCGGCGCACGCCCGGCACCTGGGCCTGACGCACACCTGGGCGGCGTTCCAGGCGGTCTGCGATCCGGCGCGTGGCCGACTGGAGCTGAACGCAGAGGTGACCCGCCCGCTGCTGCTGCGCGCCCTGCACGCCGACGGCGGCCGGACGCGGCGCACCGGCAGTGAACGCCTGGGCCGCGCCGCGTTCCTGCTCCCGGCTGTTCCGGCCGCGTTCGGGGACGTGCTGTGGGCCGCCTGGGCGGTGCGGCGGGGCGGCGATCCGCGCCGTCACCTGGACCGCTGCCGCCCGGGGCCCGGCGCGGACCTGACACCGGACGTGCTGGACCGCACGCTGACCGCCGCGCGCCTCGTGACGCACCTGCTGCACCCCCGGCAGCGGCGCGCGGGTGTGTGCGTGCCGCGCGCGTACGCCAGTTACCGCGCGCTGCGGCGCCTGGGCCACCCGGCGGTGTTCGTCAGCGGCGTCACCCGCCAGGGCGGGCAGCTGCTGAGTCACGCGTGGGTGGAGGACACCCACGGGCCGCTGATCGGGTACGCCGAGCCGCACAACCGAGTGACGTTCCGGGTGACGCTGGAGCACCCACCCCGACCCTGA
- a CDS encoding TerC family protein, whose protein sequence is MESLFGWITQPEAWLAFGTLLLLEVVLGIDNVIFISILAGKLPPEQRQRARTIGLLAAMIMRLGLLFSISWIYSLKNDLFTLFGMGFSGRDLILIFGGLFLLYKAVKEMHEQLEGPGAHEGTPTAGKVAGANFAAIIGQIMILDIVFSLDSVITAVGMADDIGVMVAAVVVTVLIMLVAARPIGEFVQAHPTVKMLALAFLLLIGVNLIADGFGFKIPKGYTYFAMGFAIAVELLNLRARRGKPVQLHETNRHPDAG, encoded by the coding sequence ATGGAATCACTGTTCGGCTGGATCACCCAGCCTGAGGCGTGGCTGGCGTTCGGTACGCTGCTGCTGCTGGAAGTCGTCCTTGGCATCGACAACGTCATCTTCATCTCGATCCTGGCCGGGAAGCTCCCGCCGGAGCAGCGGCAGCGCGCGCGCACCATCGGCCTGCTGGCCGCGATGATCATGCGCCTGGGTCTGCTGTTCTCGATCAGCTGGATCTACAGCCTGAAAAACGACCTGTTCACCCTGTTCGGCATGGGCTTCTCGGGACGGGACCTGATCCTGATCTTCGGCGGTCTGTTCCTGCTGTACAAGGCCGTCAAGGAAATGCACGAGCAGCTCGAGGGCCCCGGCGCGCACGAGGGAACCCCGACCGCCGGGAAGGTGGCGGGCGCGAACTTCGCGGCGATCATCGGGCAGATCATGATCCTCGACATCGTCTTCAGTCTCGACAGCGTCATCACCGCCGTCGGCATGGCCGACGACATCGGCGTGATGGTGGCCGCGGTCGTCGTGACCGTCCTGATCATGCTTGTCGCCGCGCGCCCCATCGGGGAGTTCGTGCAGGCCCACCCCACCGTGAAGATGCTCGCCCTGGCGTTCCTGCTGCTGATCGGCGTGAACCTCATCGCGGACGGTTTCGGTTTCAAGATCCCCAAGGGGTACACGTACTTCGCGATGGGCTTCGCGATCGCCGTGGAACTCCTGAACCTGCGCGCCCGGCGCGGCAAGCCCGTGCAGCTGCACGAGACGAACCGTCACCCCGACGCGGGCTGA
- a CDS encoding TetR/AcrR family transcriptional regulator, whose amino-acid sequence MTVPPVSSPAVPDTTRARIQQEAARLFVKSGYHGVSMREVAEAVGVTKPALYHHYADKEALFLAMLEGTLAGLSRLVQAANSQVGIRLQLDTLVYELLASVPEQRVGLQLASELRHVNPDRRAAFEQEYRRVWVGGLSRLFEEAAARGELRGDLPPAMLARAFLAITYPLVTGAPTSDPQGTARALLAVFLDGATPR is encoded by the coding sequence ATGACGGTTCCTCCTGTGTCTTCCCCCGCTGTGCCTGATACGACCCGCGCCCGCATTCAGCAGGAGGCGGCGCGGCTGTTCGTGAAGAGCGGCTACCACGGGGTGAGCATGCGCGAGGTCGCGGAGGCCGTCGGCGTCACCAAGCCCGCGCTGTACCACCACTACGCCGACAAGGAGGCGCTGTTCCTGGCGATGCTGGAGGGCACCCTGGCGGGCCTGAGCCGCCTCGTGCAGGCCGCGAACTCGCAGGTGGGCATCCGGCTGCAGCTGGACACGCTGGTGTACGAGCTGCTGGCCAGCGTCCCCGAGCAGCGCGTGGGCCTGCAGCTGGCGAGTGAACTGCGGCACGTGAACCCGGACCGCCGCGCGGCGTTCGAGCAGGAGTACCGCCGCGTGTGGGTGGGCGGCCTGTCGCGCCTGTTCGAGGAGGCGGCCGCGCGTGGTGAGCTGCGCGGCGACCTGCCCCCGGCGATGCTGGCCCGGGCGTTCCTGGCGATCACGTACCCGCTGGTGACGGGCGCGCCCACCTCCGATCCGCAGGGGACCGCGCGGGCGCTGCTGGCGGTCTTCCTGGACGGCGCGACGCCCCGCTAG
- a CDS encoding phospholipase A2, translating to MRRLAAAITLVLPLALAACSQQAAPTTSPSPYADRPELQDAGSQAILARYGNDPGLTSALQEAYGERPGTLSYPSVPTLNTQDYASDRLAYVKRTGWGTVSNYNAQYNAYAGTSSPYTGLDWTRDGCSAPDGLGLGYREDFRPACNVHDFAYRNLKVYQRTDANRLTSDDVFYTNMKAICAAKSWYARPACYSAAYAYYQGVRIGGSDSF from the coding sequence ATGCGCCGACTTGCCGCCGCCATCACCCTTGTGCTGCCCCTGGCCCTGGCCGCCTGCTCCCAGCAGGCCGCGCCCACCACCAGCCCCTCACCGTACGCCGACCGCCCCGAGTTGCAGGACGCGGGCAGTCAGGCCATCCTGGCCCGTTACGGCAACGACCCCGGCCTGACCTCCGCGTTGCAGGAAGCGTACGGCGAGCGGCCCGGCACCCTGTCCTACCCCAGCGTGCCCACGCTGAACACGCAGGACTACGCCAGCGACCGCCTCGCGTACGTCAAGCGCACCGGGTGGGGCACCGTGAGCAACTACAACGCGCAGTACAACGCGTACGCCGGGACCAGCAGCCCCTACACCGGTCTGGACTGGACCCGCGACGGGTGCAGCGCCCCCGACGGCCTGGGCCTGGGCTACCGCGAGGACTTCCGCCCGGCATGCAACGTGCACGACTTCGCGTACCGCAACCTCAAGGTGTACCAGCGCACCGACGCGAACCGCCTGACCAGCGACGACGTGTTCTACACGAACATGAAAGCCATCTGCGCCGCCAAGAGCTGGTACGCCCGCCCCGCCTGCTACAGCGCCGCGTACGCCTACTACCAGGGCGTCCGCATCGGCGGCAGCGACAGCTTCTGA
- a CDS encoding nuclease-related domain-containing protein, whose product MIVKDLEPQQHADPLRRAGYDAERQMAHYLKRAFAEDPRKFVFHNLRLERRGEIAQIDHLILHRFGLLIVESKSVAGQVSVNEHGEWTRWWNRQGRGMPSPVLQARRQLDLLLALLDDHTTELMDRSMLGLKQRTLSGVRRDVLVAISDGGRITRKSDVPELVKADQVPDRVKAIIGAEQEKTFGSFGLTDAEMTRIQAFLRNRHVPAPAEAVPAAPEPAHTRAAPVSVPPAEPARPERHSAAPVRTSQERQAQARPRPDVACRACSSANVTVQFGKYGYYLKCGDCGGNTPAKPVCAACGQPGKVSKRGPEFTATCAGGHTWAYWTNPA is encoded by the coding sequence GTGATCGTCAAGGACCTCGAACCGCAGCAGCACGCCGACCCGCTGCGCCGCGCCGGGTACGACGCGGAACGGCAGATGGCCCACTACCTCAAGCGTGCCTTCGCGGAGGACCCCCGCAAGTTCGTGTTCCACAACCTCCGCCTGGAGCGGCGCGGCGAGATCGCGCAGATCGACCACCTGATCCTGCACCGCTTCGGCCTGCTGATCGTCGAGAGCAAGAGTGTGGCCGGGCAGGTCAGCGTGAACGAGCACGGCGAGTGGACCCGCTGGTGGAACCGCCAGGGACGCGGCATGCCCTCGCCGGTCCTCCAGGCGCGGCGACAGCTGGACCTGCTGCTGGCGCTGCTGGACGACCACACCACCGAGCTGATGGACCGCTCCATGCTGGGCCTCAAGCAGCGCACCCTGAGCGGCGTGCGGCGCGACGTGCTGGTCGCCATCTCGGACGGTGGGCGCATCACCCGCAAATCGGACGTGCCGGAACTCGTGAAGGCCGATCAGGTACCCGACCGCGTGAAGGCCATCATCGGGGCCGAACAGGAGAAGACCTTCGGCTCGTTCGGCCTCACCGACGCCGAGATGACCCGCATCCAGGCGTTCCTGCGCAACCGCCACGTTCCAGCGCCTGCCGAGGCGGTGCCTGCCGCACCTGAACCTGCCCACACCAGAGCGGCGCCCGTCAGTGTGCCCCCGGCGGAGCCCGCACGTCCGGAACGCCACAGCGCCGCCCCGGTCCGCACGTCGCAGGAGCGGCAGGCGCAGGCGCGGCCCCGCCCGGACGTGGCGTGCCGTGCGTGTTCATCGGCGAACGTGACGGTGCAGTTCGGGAAGTATGGGTACTACCTGAAGTGCGGCGACTGCGGTGGGAACACGCCCGCCAAGCCGGTGTGCGCGGCGTGCGGGCAGCCGGGGAAGGTCAGCAAGCGCGGCCCGGAGTTCACGGCGACCTGCGCGGGCGGGCACACCTGGGCGTACTGGACGAACCCGGCCTGA
- the lysA gene encoding diaminopimelate decarboxylase: protein MSLEEHCGESQTSPTGGSSNQDRTSGDGRVAGGVPATRESQESGLTADALHAAAHTYGTPLYVYDAAELDAALARVRAAFGDARVYYAMKANPNLTLLRRLHAQGVGFECVSAGELARAAHIGATGDRILVNGPAKTPGEYATGAQLGATFIIDREEEVRLLPPASRALVRVNPALNVSTHDHLATGAAGSKFGVTLDQAPRVLDALRAAGHTALGLHVHIGSAIRDAHDFTAAFHRLGDLRAHTGPLDVLDAGGGWGLGADLHGIAREARAAAATFGAQLWVEPGRYLVAQAGTLLTRVVGTKRTGRNFVLVDAGMTELLRPMLYGAQHPVTPLWDRGESDTWDLAGPACESGDLLARDLTLPDPHPGDLLAIHEAGAYGAAMSSNYLTRARPAEVLHDAGTWTVIRQRETPQDIWRAEENV from the coding sequence ATGAGCCTCGAAGAGCATTGCGGCGAGTCGCAGACGAGCCCGACCGGAGGGAGCAGCAACCAGGACCGGACGTCCGGAGATGGACGAGTCGCTGGTGGTGTACCGGCGACTCGGGAATCGCAGGAATCCGGTCTCACCGCCGACGCCCTTCACGCCGCCGCGCACACGTACGGCACGCCCCTGTACGTCTACGACGCCGCCGAACTCGACGCCGCGCTGGCCCGGGTCCGCGCCGCGTTCGGGGACGCCCGGGTGTACTACGCCATGAAAGCCAACCCCAACCTGACCCTGCTGCGCCGCCTGCACGCCCAGGGCGTCGGCTTCGAATGCGTCAGCGCCGGAGAACTCGCCCGCGCCGCCCACATCGGCGCCACAGGCGACCGGATCCTCGTGAACGGCCCCGCCAAGACCCCCGGCGAGTACGCCACCGGCGCGCAGCTCGGCGCGACCTTCATCATCGACCGCGAAGAGGAGGTCCGCCTGCTTCCGCCCGCCTCCCGCGCGCTGGTCCGCGTGAACCCCGCCCTGAACGTCAGTACGCACGACCACCTCGCCACCGGCGCGGCGGGCAGCAAGTTCGGCGTGACCCTCGACCAGGCCCCGCGCGTGCTGGACGCCCTGCGCGCCGCCGGGCACACCGCCCTGGGCCTGCACGTGCACATCGGCAGCGCCATCCGCGACGCGCACGACTTCACCGCCGCCTTCCACCGCCTCGGCGACCTGCGCGCCCACACCGGCCCACTCGACGTCCTCGACGCCGGGGGCGGCTGGGGCCTGGGCGCCGACCTGCACGGCATCGCCCGCGAAGCCCGCGCCGCCGCCGCCACCTTCGGCGCGCAACTGTGGGTCGAACCCGGCCGGTACCTCGTCGCGCAGGCCGGCACCCTCCTGACCCGCGTGGTCGGCACCAAACGCACCGGACGGAACTTCGTCCTCGTGGACGCGGGCATGACCGAACTCCTGCGCCCCATGCTGTACGGCGCGCAACACCCCGTCACGCCCCTCTGGGACCGAGGGGAGAGCGACACCTGGGACCTCGCCGGACCCGCCTGCGAGAGCGGCGACCTCCTCGCCCGGGACCTCACCCTGCCCGATCCGCACCCCGGCGACCTCCTCGCCATCCACGAGGCCGGTGCGTACGGCGCCGCCATGAGCAGCAATTACCTCACCCGCGCCCGCCCCGCCGAGGTCCTGCACGACGCGGGCACCTGGACCGTCATCCGCCAGCGCGAAACCCCACAGGACATCTGGCGCGCCGAGGAGAATGTGTAA
- a CDS encoding GntR family transcriptional regulator has product MTAPTPVPLRPALHAEDTLLARLLDGTYPPGSTLPAERELAASLGVTRPTLREALQRLGRDGLLEIRQGKPTRVLHPHEGGLRVLAHLSRHGELGRMVPDLLDLRAALLPHWVAQTADRDPRALREHLASPPAESDDPNLPQTFAAFDWAFQTLAAQGSGNALAPLLLGAFAEVYARAGAIYFSDAHRRDRSREHYRALHAALPLGPAAAEQVARSTSLDSLQLWEARRV; this is encoded by the coding sequence ATGACCGCCCCCACCCCTGTCCCGCTGCGCCCCGCGCTGCACGCCGAGGACACCCTGCTCGCCCGCCTGCTGGACGGCACGTACCCGCCCGGCAGCACCCTGCCCGCCGAACGCGAACTGGCCGCCAGCCTGGGCGTCACGCGGCCCACCCTGCGCGAGGCGCTGCAACGCCTGGGCCGCGACGGGCTGCTGGAGATCCGCCAGGGCAAACCCACCCGCGTCCTGCACCCGCACGAGGGCGGCCTGCGCGTCCTGGCGCACCTGTCCCGCCACGGGGAGCTGGGCCGCATGGTGCCGGACCTGCTGGACCTGCGCGCCGCGCTGCTGCCCCACTGGGTCGCGCAGACCGCCGACCGCGACCCGCGTGCGCTGCGCGAGCACTTGGCCTCGCCGCCCGCCGAGTCGGACGACCCGAACCTGCCGCAGACGTTCGCCGCGTTCGACTGGGCGTTCCAGACGCTCGCCGCGCAGGGCAGCGGGAACGCGCTGGCCCCGCTGCTGCTGGGCGCGTTCGCCGAGGTGTACGCCCGCGCCGGGGCGATCTACTTCAGCGACGCACATCGCCGGGACCGCTCGCGCGAGCACTACCGCGCGCTGCACGCCGCGCTGCCCCTGGGACCCGCCGCCGCCGAACAGGTGGCGCGCAGCACCAGCCTCGACAGCCTGCAGCTGTGGGAGGCGCGCCGTGTTTGA
- a CDS encoding sterol desaturase family protein: MFDLIRAAIPVFLLSLLIEWAAYRHLSHDHDAPHEHFGYGTRDTLTSLSMGVGNVLINLLWKGAVVTIYAALYSLTPLRLPQDAWWVWVLLFLADDYAYYWYHRVSHEVRLFWASHVVHHSSQHYNLSTALRQTWVPMTALPFWLLLPLLGFAPWMVLLAQAWNLLYQFFVHTERVGRLPAPIESVLNTPSHHRAHHGSNDVYLDRNYGGILIVWDRLHRTFQPETEPVRYGLVHNIDTHRPVQVAFHEFAALWRDVRAARSWRDRLHYLTRPPGWHPER, encoded by the coding sequence GTGTTTGACCTGATCCGCGCCGCGATCCCCGTCTTCCTGCTGTCCCTGCTGATCGAGTGGGCCGCGTACCGCCACCTCAGCCACGATCACGACGCGCCGCACGAGCATTTCGGGTACGGGACGCGCGACACCCTCACCAGCCTGAGCATGGGCGTCGGGAACGTCCTGATCAACCTGCTGTGGAAAGGCGCCGTCGTGACGATCTACGCGGCGCTGTACAGCCTCACCCCGCTGCGCCTGCCCCAGGACGCGTGGTGGGTGTGGGTCCTGCTGTTCCTCGCGGACGACTACGCGTACTACTGGTACCACCGCGTCAGCCACGAGGTCCGGCTGTTCTGGGCCAGTCACGTCGTGCATCACTCCAGCCAGCACTACAACCTGTCCACCGCGCTGCGGCAGACCTGGGTGCCCATGACCGCCCTGCCCTTCTGGCTGCTCCTGCCCCTGCTGGGCTTCGCGCCGTGGATGGTGCTGCTCGCGCAGGCATGGAACCTCCTGTACCAGTTCTTCGTCCACACCGAACGGGTGGGCCGCCTGCCCGCCCCCATCGAGTCCGTGCTGAACACGCCCAGCCACCACCGCGCGCACCACGGCAGCAACGACGTGTACCTCGACCGCAACTACGGCGGCATCCTGATCGTCTGGGACCGCCTGCACCGCACCTTCCAGCCCGAGACGGAACCCGTCCGCTACGGCCTCGTGCACAACATCGACACGCACCGGCCCGTGCAGGTCGCCTTCCACGAATTCGCGGCCCTGTGGCGCGATGTCCGCGCCGCCCGCAGCTGGCGCGACCGCCTGCACTACCTGACCCGCCCACCCGGCTGGCACCCCGAGCGGTAG
- the mnmA gene encoding tRNA 2-thiouridine(34) synthase MnmA yields the protein MSAPSPASATVPAPAAAAGERVLCAMSGGVDSSVTAALLKDQGYQVVGAMMRFWPDDKRTDTFDSCCSPDAAYEARRVAEQVGVPFYLLDYREQFQRHIVGPFIDEYSKGRTPNPCVNCNTKVKFDELVKKAKMLGCRYVATGHYVKRVESARGEVEFHRGDDPRKDQTYFLWGTPRDALPYILFPVGELEKPRVREIAAERGLLTAQKPESQNICFVPGKVQDFVAEHIPQAQGFIREISSGEVVGEHLGTQFYTLGQKKGLGLYQSHRVRHVVHLAPDTNTVWVGDYDDCLWTGLKAQSANYLIDLTDLPEELEVQVRYRTAPVKARVVRADENGFELAFQDPQFAVAPGQSAVLYAGPRLLGGGLIEDHVPTLPEPKAPPKKRPAVLLS from the coding sequence ATGAGTGCCCCCTCTCCTGCCTCCGCGACCGTTCCTGCCCCTGCCGCCGCTGCGGGGGAACGGGTGCTGTGCGCCATGTCCGGCGGCGTGGACAGCAGCGTGACGGCGGCGCTGCTGAAGGACCAGGGGTATCAGGTGGTCGGCGCGATGATGCGCTTCTGGCCCGACGACAAGCGCACGGACACCTTCGACTCGTGCTGCTCGCCCGACGCGGCGTACGAGGCGCGGCGCGTGGCCGAGCAGGTGGGCGTGCCGTTCTACCTGCTGGACTACCGCGAGCAGTTCCAGCGGCACATCGTCGGGCCGTTCATCGACGAGTACAGCAAGGGCCGCACGCCGAACCCCTGCGTGAACTGCAACACCAAGGTGAAGTTCGACGAACTGGTGAAGAAAGCCAAGATGCTCGGCTGCCGCTACGTCGCCACCGGGCACTACGTCAAGCGCGTGGAAAGCGCGCGGGGCGAGGTGGAATTCCATCGGGGTGACGATCCGCGCAAGGACCAGACGTACTTCCTGTGGGGCACGCCGCGCGACGCGCTGCCGTACATCCTCTTCCCGGTCGGGGAACTGGAGAAACCCCGCGTGCGCGAGATCGCGGCGGAACGCGGCCTGCTGACCGCGCAGAAACCCGAGAGTCAGAACATCTGCTTCGTGCCCGGCAAGGTGCAGGACTTCGTCGCCGAGCACATCCCCCAGGCGCAGGGCTTCATCCGCGAGATCAGCAGCGGCGAGGTCGTCGGGGAGCACCTGGGCACGCAGTTCTACACGCTGGGCCAGAAGAAGGGCCTGGGCCTGTACCAGTCGCACCGCGTGCGGCACGTCGTGCACCTGGCGCCCGACACGAACACCGTCTGGGTGGGCGACTACGACGACTGCCTGTGGACCGGCCTGAAAGCGCAGAGTGCCAACTACCTGATCGACCTGACCGACCTGCCCGAGGAACTGGAGGTGCAGGTCCGCTACCGCACCGCGCCCGTCAAGGCCCGCGTGGTCCGCGCCGACGAGAACGGCTTCGAACTGGCCTTCCAGGACCCGCAGTTCGCGGTCGCGCCCGGCCAGAGCGCCGTGCTGTACGCCGGACCGCGCCTGCTGGGCGGCGGCCTGATCGAGGACCACGTCCCCACCCTGCCCGAACCGAAAGCCCCGCCGAAGAAACGCCCGGCTGTGCTGCTGTCCTGA
- a CDS encoding DUF5063 domain-containing protein, with protein MKLETAVMLARVRRVHAALLDRGDLTAGALADLLVDLRQEVQGLPFGVPDADDLPREAYRDLRARIARAWPEPGFYDPATGRALGHCDLPAEIGDALDDLTDLTLDLGTALALADTDEADALAWLRFSHDAHWGDHVQDVTRHLRWLG; from the coding sequence ATGAAACTGGAAACCGCTGTGATGCTGGCGCGCGTGCGCCGGGTGCACGCGGCCCTGCTGGACCGGGGAGACCTCACGGCCGGCGCGCTGGCCGACCTGCTGGTTGACCTGCGGCAGGAGGTTCAGGGACTGCCCTTCGGCGTCCCAGACGCTGATGACCTGCCGCGCGAGGCGTACCGCGACCTGCGCGCCCGCATCGCCCGGGCATGGCCGGAACCCGGCTTCTATGACCCGGCGACTGGACGTGCCCTCGGCCACTGCGACCTCCCCGCCGAGATCGGCGACGCCCTGGACGACCTCACGGACCTCACCCTCGACCTGGGCACTGCCCTCGCGCTGGCCGACACGGACGAGGCCGATGCGCTGGCGTGGCTGCGCTTCTCTCACGACGCCCACTGGGGCGACCACGTGCAGGACGTCACGCGGCACCTGCGCTGGCTGGGTTAG